The stretch of DNA TTTTCTAATTGAGTGTATAAATAGAACGAAGAATCAGGATTGGAGTTATAAACCAAGTCGGCTTGTTTTATTTCGGTTTCAAAATCGGTCGCCCAACATTGAAAAGAAATAGTAAGAACTAATAATGTGAAAATATTTTTTAAACCCATTTTAAATTTTTACGCCAATAATACCCTACGACAATACTTCGACGGGTTCAGTATGACATTGCTCAGGATGAACTTTACATCGTTTTCGTTCATATCTTCACTCCTATAATGCAAACATCATCCACTTGTTCGTAATCCCCTTTCCATTCGGTAAAGTGTTTGTTTAAAAAAACACTTTGCTCTTGCATAGGATAACGACTAATGGTCAAAAGTAATTCTTTAAAGGGTTTGTATTTTAATTTTTTTCCATTTTCTCCTCCAAATTGATCGGCATATCCATCAGTAAACAAATAAAGAATGTCATTTTTTTGTAGTTGTATAGTATGATGTGTAAAGGGGGTTTGTTTATAATGTAATCCCACTGGCTCACGGTGAGCAGGGTATTCAAACATTTCCTGATTTCGTACAATATAGAGTGCATTATTAGCTCCTGCAAACTGTAATTCTAGTGTAGATTTATTTAGTGAGCACAAGGCGATATCCATTCCATCTCTTACATTATCTTCGTTTTTTGAAAACTGGTTGATGATGATTTCACGAGCACGATTTAAAATTTCGGCTGGATTTACGGTATTTAATTCTTTTAAACTTCTATTTAACGCATTACTACAAACCACACTTACCAATGCACCTGGGACACCATGACCAGTACAATCTGCGGCAGCGAACAAAACAATCCCATCCCCAGCCCTTCCCGAAGGGAAGGGAGACTCTCCTCCTTTGGAGGAGACGGAAGAGGAGGACTCCATCCAATAAAAATCACCAGCTACAATGTCTTTGGGTTTGTAAAAAATAAACGAATTGGGTAGGTGACTTTCAAAATTGGTTTTTGAAGGCAAAATAGCTGTTTGAATTCGTTTTGCGTAGTTAATGGAATCGGTAATTTCTTTGTTTTTTTCTTCAACTAATATTTTTTGTAATTCAACTTGGCTTTTTTGTTCCGAAATAATTTTAGCTTGTTTAATACTTACTTTATAGCGGTTAAAAATAAAAACCGACAATAAAATAAAAATGGCTAAACCACCAAACAACATCATCTGTTGAGTTTTACCTTGCTCTATTTCTATGTTTTTAACGGCAATTTCAGCTTTTTTGGTTTCTTCAAATTGAATACTATCTGCTATTAGTTTTCTGTCATAATCCAACTGAATTCGTTGTTCAATAATTGCTTTTTGGTTGTCTTCGGTATTAATACTATCGCGTAAATACACAAACTGTTCGTAATAATCAAGTGCTTTGGTTTGCTTGTTTCCTTTTTTATAGATTTCGTACAAATTTTTGAGTGCTTTTAAAACACCACTAGCACTTTCGCCATCTTTAGATTTTTGTAAAGCAAGTAGCCCATATATTTCAGCATTATTCAAGTCTTTTTTTAACCCGTAAACCATGCTAATTTTTAATAAGGAATTAGATTGCTGTTTAAGGTCGCCACTTTGTATGCATAAATCGTAGGTTTCCTGGTAACTTTTTAAAGCCAAATCGAGCATATTAAGGTTTCGATAAACACTTCCGATGTTGTTTAAACTTATGGTTAAACCATAAATATCGTTAACCTCTTTGTGCATTACTTTGGCTTTAATAAAACATTCTAACGCTTCATTAAAATTACCATTGGTGTAATGTATTGCTCCTATGTTACCAATGGTGTAAGCTTTTCCTTTTCTGTCGTCGCATAAATCGGCATATTTTAAACTTTCGGTATAGAGGTTGATGGCCTCTTCAAATTCTCCTTGCAGTTTCATTAGTTTTCCAATGTTGTTTAACACTGTTGAAACCCCTAAATAATGGTTTACACTTTTGTAAAATTCTAATCCTCTGTTATTAAATTCTAACGATTTTTTTAAATCGCCTTTATCTTCATACACCGCCGCCATATTCGTATAGGCGGTACCTTTGTTTACAATAAAAATTTCACGTTCTCGCTCACTCAGTTTTTTCTTTAATTTTTCGTCAATAAACTTTAATGCTTGTTCACATAAGGTTATTAATGTATCAGGGTTTGTTCGGTAATAAATTTCCGATAACATTAACAACGATTGAATTTTAATGGTATCTTGTTTAGTTGTGGTGTATATTTTTGTTAACGAGTCGGCATAAGGATTTTGCTCCTCTTGTGCTAGAGCAGGAAAAATAAAAAATAAAAAAATAAGTAAAAAAGATAAGTTTTTTAACATTCCTCTAATGTAAAAAAAATCTAAATATGTTGCCCAATAATGTGCAAACATTTTTTTAATCATCACATAAATATTTTTTATATTGCATCACTTATGAATAAAAGGTTAAACATATTTTTTTGTCTGCTCTTTTCTTTCCATGTTGTATTTGCACAGCAATATTCCGAAGACGAACTAGCTGAAATTAATCAGTTTAATGCTCAAATTGCTAATAAAAACAGTGCTGATTCAACTCTTGCAAAAGCGTATTTAGGATTGGGAGAAATCCTTTATGTAGCTAATATAGACACCTTATTGTCGCTTTGTAACATTACCATAGATATTTCAAAGAAAAACTTAGCAAGAAAAAACTTATCGGCAATTGAGAAAAAACTTTTTTTAGGAACTCTTTCCGACGCGTTAAATAATGTTGGCTATGTGTATAAAACCAAAGGAAATATCAAATTAGCTTTAGAAAACTATCACAAATCGCTAAAAATCCATCAGGAAATTGGTGATAAGCCAGGTATAGCTACATCATTAAACAATATTGGCTTTGTTTACAGAAGTCAAGGCAATGTTTATTTAGCGTTAGATTACTATCAAAAATCATTAAATATTCAGGAAGAGTTGGGAGATAAAGAGGGGATGGCTTCGTTGTACAACAATATTGGTATTATCTATTACGATCAGATGGATTATGATAATGCATTGATTTACTACCAAAAATCATTGAAAAATGATATGGAAGTAAATTATGAGCGAGGAATTGCCAATACTTATAATAACATAGGGTTGATTTATTTCAAAAAAGGCAATTTAAAAGAAGCCATGAATTATTACAATAGGTCGTTAAACATTAAAGAAAAACTAAGCGATAAAATTGGGGTAGCCATAAGTTATAATCATATTGGTGAATTGTACGAAAGTCAAGATAGTTTGCAACAAGCTACTGATTATTATTATAAATCGCTTAAAATATTGGAAGAACAAGGCGATAAAAGATGGACGAGTTATGTTTTGAAAGATTTGTCGGATATAATGATGAAAATTGGCGACATTAAATTGGCTGAAGAGTATGCTCATAGAAGTTTTAAACTTTCGAAAGAACTTGGATTCCCTGCAAATATTAGCCACTCTGCTCAAACCTTGAGTAAAATAAATAAACTAAAAGGAAATTATAAGGAAGCATTAGAGCTTTTTGAACTTCATACCATGATGAAAGATAGCTTGTTAAATGATGATATTATTGGAAAAACAAAAAATCAGCAGTTAAAATATGAGTTTGAAAAAAGCCAAGCAATTAAAGATGCAGAGCATAAAAAAGATTTAGAAATTTCTGCTGAAAAGGAGCAAAAACAAAAAATGATTTCTTACGGAATTGCTTTGGTATTGCTTATCGTAATATCAATGTTAGGTATTATTTTTAATCGATTAAAAGTTACCAAAAAACAGAAACAAGTAATTGAAGAGAAAAAATTAGAAGTAGAACTTGCCAAAACTCAACTTGAGGTTAAAAATAAAGAGGTGATGGATTCGATTAATTACGCCAAACGAATTCAAGATGCGTTGCTAAAATCGGAAGAACACGAAAGCAAACATTTGCCTCCACACTTCATTTTCTTTAAGCCCAAAGATATTGTAAGTGGCGATTTTTATTGGGCTTTAGAAAAAGATAATCATTTATACTTGGCTGTTGCCGATTGTACTGGTCACGGAGTTCCTGGTGCATTTTTAACCATGTTAGGCAATTCCTTTTTAAACGAAATAAATGCGGTAGATGTACTGTTAAAACCCGCTGAAATACTAAATCTTTTACGAAAAAAAGTAATTGTTGAGCTTAATCAAACGGGTAAAGAAGGAGAAACCACAGATGGTATGGATATTTCGCTTATTCGATTAAACTTACGAACTAAAGAACTGCAATGGGCAGGAGCCAACAATCCGCTTTACATCATTAAAAACGATAATTTAGTTGAGATTAAACCCGATAAACAACCCATTGGTTACAATTACAAAATGACCGATTTTACCAACCACGAAGTTGAAACCACCGAAGGAGATTACATTTTTATTTTTACCGATGGCTTTGCCGACCAGTTTGGCGGTCCGAAAGGCAAAAAGTACAAGTATAATACTTTAAAAGAAAAATTGTTAAGCGTTTATACAAAACCTTTGCACGAGCAAAAACAATTGTTTGCGAATGAATTTGAGCAATGGAAAGGGAATCTGCAACAAGTGGATGATGTGTGTATTATTGGGCTGAGAATATAATGTTGGAAAAGCATTGTTTATTAGCTTCAAAAATTTTGTATTTTAGCCAAAAATTGAATCGAATAATTTTTAAAATTGAATTGATGAAAAAAGTTATATTATATCCTACAGTTGTTGTACTATTTGTGACATTAATCTCATTTGTAAGTAAAATAGGTGTAAAACCAAGCGTTTTAGAAATGAGTGGTTATGTGCTTAAAGACGAAAAAAAGATTGAAGGTGCTTTAGTAAAACTTTATCAGAACAATACTATTGTAAACAAAACGCTTACTAAAAGTAATGCTAGGTTTAAGTTTTTGTTGTTTAGCGATAATGAATACATGATTGAAGTAAGTAAAGAAGGAATGATGGACGAACGTGTTTACATCAACACTAAAAATACTGGCGATTTAGACGACAAATACTATTTTGAATTTATTGTTGATTTAATTGATGCTGATAAATATAAAAATGTAGATGCATCAGTGTTGGACTTTCCCACAGCTATTATTAAATACGATGCTGGTGAAGATGAATACGTACATGATAAAGGATATACCATGCAAGTTCGTAACGACATGAAAAAAATGAACGAACAGCTCAACAAAAAGAAATAAAAAAAAAAGAGGAATAAAAAAAGTCCAGCAATTTTGCTGGACTTTTTTTTTACTTATATAAACCTTAAAACTATTGTTTTTCAACGTTTATTGCAGAAGGACCTTTTTGAGTATCTTCAACATCATAAGTTACTAGATCATCTTCTTTTAAATATGTACTTGTTCCTGATTTGTGAACAAATAAATCTTTTCCACCATCGTCTGGAACTATGAATCCAAATCCTTTTTGATCATTAAAAAATTTTACTTTACCTGTAGCCATTGTTATTTATTGTTTATTAATATTATGGTAAATGTAACATTTATAATTGGTTAATCACTTAATTTTCTAATTATTATCCCTTTTCATTAAAATCAAGTTGTAATTTTTATCGGTTTCGTTCATTATATCTTACTAACTTTGGCAAATAACGTATTCAAATTATACAACTAAAAATGCCTTTTAAAAAGCTATTGCCCATCCTTCAAGAAAACATTGCCCAATTGGGTTTTACTGATGCTACACCTTTCCAGAAACTAATCATTCCAAAAATTAAAGGCGGAACTAATTTGTTTTGTATTGCACCAAAAGGAAGTGGAAAATCTACCGCATTGGCATTGGTAGTTATTCAACGACTAAATGGAACCATGCTCGACGATGTTCCTAGGGCGTTGATTTATGTGAAAGATAGGCAAGCAGCTCTTGAGTTAGAAGCGGTGTTTAAAACGTTTTTAAAAGATACTGATTTAAGAATTTATTCGGCTTACGAAGAACCAAAAATTAGTAACCAGCGCGACGATATTTATGCCGGAATGGACATTGTAATAGCTACTCCAAAGCGTTTAAGCAAGTTGTATTACATGAATGGAATAAATTTGGGCAGGTTACAACTTTTGATTGTTGAAGATGCAGAGTTTATTTTTGATAATAGCGGACACACTGATGTAGATAGAATTACAGAGAGTTTAAATAAATGTCAGTATTTGGTGTTTAACGACAAGTTTTCCGACCGAATGGAACGATTACAGGGCTTGTTTATGGAAAATGCCCAGATTATTGAGATGAAATAGATGTATCCTTATCACAATAAAATAAAACAACGTATTAAACAAAAAGAGTTGGTGCGTTACGAATACGTGGAGAAGTATAAAAACATATCGCCATGTTTAGTATTGTATTTTAACACCGAACCTAAAATACGTCCCATACGAGAACACCGATTTAAAGAATACGAAGAGTTGTTTAAAACGTTGTAACATCAATTACCAATCGTCTTTCTTTTTGCTTGCAATTTCAAACAAATCGCTAAAAGTAATGTTGTAAATGGAGTTTGGTTTTTTCAAAAAACCAGGACGATATTCCGTATTTTCTTTGGTTAAAAAATTATATTCAAAGGTTTGTTCCTCGCCTTTTTTAAGAATTTCGCCATCGCCAACCAATATGATGTTGCTAAAAATAACACGGTATTTTTTATCTTTTAATTCAATGCGTACCAAGCCTTTAAAAGCGGTTTTGTTAACTATAGCAGGTACACCGGCAACTCCAGTTTTGGTTTCATCAACATGCTGAGCTTTTAATTTGCAAAACAAAGTGTCAGCAACAGTTTCGGTGCTCCAAAACAAGCCAGACTCCTTAAAATAGTTAATTACGTCTTGTTTGCTTTTAGTGGTTTCATACACTTTTTTCCAGCTTAAGGCATTTTCTGCCAAATAAAAGTTTTCATTTTCCGATTGTGCTTGAATTGAAATAGAAGTTATGAGTGAAAAGGCAATAAGTAAGTATTTCATAATGTTGGTTTTTAACAAAAATAATAAAATTAACCCTGCAAGTGCTTTGATAAACTGAAAAAATTGCAGTTTTGATTAACAATTTTTAACAAAAAATCGGACAAAATTTCAAGTGTTTTTCTATGGTATTTTGTTTGATGTAATGGAGTTAAGTTGAACCAAAATCGATTAGTTATGAAAAGAATTTTTAAACCAGGAGACAGGGTGCAACTAAGAGGTGGAGGCCCTGTAATGATAGTACAAAGGTATGCAAAGGACTACAATGTATGGCTAGGATGGTATGAGAGTGATGTGATAGTAGAATGTACATGGTTAGATGGAAAAAGATACCATAGAGAAAAATATCATCAAAATTTTTTGGTGAAATTACCATCAAGAGATATTTTTTATCACAATAAAAAAGGTGTTAGTCAAAGGAAGGAATTAAAAAGACAATAATTGTAGTATGACTTATAAAAATGAAAAAGTAAGCTTATTAGAAAATTATGCTAACTTTAATGTAGCATTATGAATTCTGTCTTTTTTATTAAAACAGGTATGAAAAAAGTTTTACTTTTTATTGTCTACATTTTTTTGTTTGTTTTAAACAGTAAAACACAGGTTAATTTAGTGCCCAATCCAAGTTTTGAGCAATTATCGCAATGCCCGACATTTCTTTCTCAATTGGAATATGCGACACCTTGGTTTCAACCCTATACTGACAGTAATGGTGTACAACAATCGAGTACAGACCTTTTTTCTTCATGTTGTGCTGGATTTTGTGGATTAATTAATAGTAGTGGAACTCAACTCCCAAGAACGGGGAATACTTATGCTGGTGCATATTATTATATTAATATTGGTACAGCACGTGAATTTATAGAAGTTAAATTAAATAATTCCTTATCGGTTAATAAATCATATTGTGTGAATTTTTATGTTAATTTACGAGATAAAAGTAGATATGCGACTAGTAATTTTGGTGTTTATTTTTCTGAAGATAGTTGTCTTGCCCCTCTTCCTCCTAATCTTATTCCTTATATTCCTCAAATAGAAAATCCTTATAATAATGTTATAACAGATAAGATTAACTGGGTTCCTATTGAGTTGGAATATCTCGCACAAGGAGGAGAAAATTTTATTACTATAGGAGGATTTAAACCAGATAGTTTATCAAATGTTATAATTGTCGATAATTCATCACAATTACTTGCCTACTACTACATCGACGATGTAAGTGTAATAGATATTAGTACACCAGCTTATGCAGGAGTTGATACTAACATAGCTTTGGGCGATAGCGTATTTATTGGTAGGCAACCTGAAATTGGCTTAAACGATGATTGTGTTTGGTATGTAAACGGTAACCCCATTGATACCGTTGCAGGGTTGTGGGTTCAACCAGATAGCACCACCACCTATATTTTAGAACAAACCATTTGTGGTTATATTACTTATGATACGGTAACGGTAACTGTTTTACCAACAGGGATAGATTCATATTCAAATAAAAATGCCCAATTTGAGGTGTTCCCTAATCCAGCCAATAATACTTTTACAATCAAATCTCAGGAATCTATAATAGCTGTTTTTAAGTTGATAGATTTAACGGGTAAAGAGATTTTAAAACAAAATATTACTACAAATATTACCCAAATTGATATTCAAGCCTTACCCAAAGGTATTTACTTTTATCAGATCACTAATAAAAAAGAGCAGTACTCGGGTAAGTTGGTGGTTCAATAAATATTCAGTCAAATTTTTAAATGAAAAATCCCGAACATTAAAACATTCGGGATTAAACTTTAAATGTGATAGGTGGAAGCCCATTCACAAGTTTTTTCGATAAAAAAAGCCCCAACGGACTGTTGAGGCTTGAGTACTCGGAGCGGGACTTGAACCCGCACGTCCTTACGAACACAGGATTTTAAGTCCGGCGTGTCTACCAATTCCACCATCCGAGCATCGTCTTTTTTAAAAAAGAAGAAGAGCGAGAGACGGGGTTCGAACCCGCGACCTCGACCTTGGCAAGGTCGCGCTCTACCAGCTGAGCTACTCTCGCTTAAAAATCTTTATTAAGCTTCGTCGAAAAAATTCGACACAATTTAGTTAAGAACATTCCTTGTTTTAAAAGGAGTGTGCAAAAGTATATATTTTTTTAATTCTGCAAAATTTTTTTGAATTTTTTACTCGAGTTTTTTCGAGCATAAAACGTTGTTTGCTGTTAAACTGATGGTTAGCTATTTAATCAGGTGGGTTAACTCTGCAATTCGTTGTTGCAAGTGCCTTTGTTTTACTGGTTCAAGTATGGTTTTACCATAATTGGTTTGATAAACGTGTCGTTTCAAAAATGGTATTTCAATTTTAAGCCATTCTACATCATCAATTTTTTTATTGCGTAAAAAACCCAATTCTTGTTGTAATAATGCTGAGTTGTTAAAGTGTTTTTCGGTTCCGAGGTTATATAAGTCGGCATCTACCAAGGTTTTTTCGAGTAACGTATTTGCTGGGGCATCCAATTTTGTAGCTAAAATACAGCTGGTAACTGTAATTATTATTTCAGTATTAAAATGTTGTTTTCTTAAAAAACCAGCAGCATAATCGGCAGAATATAGCTCGTGGTTATGCATGTTTTCTAGGTAGCCAATATCATGGAACCAAGCAGCAATTTGTAGTGTTTTAAATTCCGATTCGGTAATGTTTAAGTTGGTACTTAGTGTTTTTACAGCTTCTACCACATCATAGGTATGGTTTATGTTGTGGTAAAGCAAATGCACCGACGATTTATCAAAAACATCGTTTACATGATCCTCAATAATATTTAATATGTCCGATTTTATAAGCATTAACTAACATTTGTAGTGTAATAAATTTAAGAAGAAAAATCCATTAAACATTTCACTATTCTATCTTTTTCGTTAATGTCTTTTACAATTACTACTTCTTTAAACCCTATTAATTCAAACAATGCTTTCACTTTATCCCCCAATTTTTCATGTATTTCTACATATAACTTGCCATGGTTGGTTAAATGCTTTTTAGCAAATTCAGCAATGGCTTTATAAAAAATAAGTGGATTGTTATCTTCAACAAACAAGGCTAAATGGGGCTCGAAATCGGTAACATTTTTATCCATTTCGTTCATATCCTTTAGCGGTATATAAGGTGGGTTGCTAACAATTAAGTCGTAGTTAGTTTTTAATTGTTTAGTGGTAAGAATATCAATTTCTTGAAAATGAATGGCTACATCATTTAAAAGGGCATTATTTTTTGCTGTTTCTAATGCTTGTATAGAAACATCAAAAGCACTAACAGAAGCATTCGGTCTGTTTTTTTTAAACGCAATTGCTATACAACCCGAACCAGTTCCAATGTCTAAAATAGATGCATTTTCGTTGTTGTTTTCATCTAAAATGAGCTGAACCAACTCTTCAGTTTCTGGTCGTGGAATTAATGTGTGTTCGTTTACTTTAAAAGGTAAGCCATAAAATTCCCACTCGCCCAAAATATAAGCTAAGGGTTTGTGTTTTTTTAAATCTTTTACGATGTAAATTATTTTTAATAATTCCGACTCAGAAAAAAGCCTGTTTGAACCCAATAAAACATCCTTTTTACGAATTTCAAATGTTTTGTCCAATACAATATACAGCATACTGTTTATTTCCTGTTCAGGGAAATAATCGATTAATTCAGTTTTAAAAAAACGAATTACTGCTTGTAAAGTATTGTCAGAAATTTTCACGTTTAGACTAAAAGGTCAAGATTACAAATTAAACACTTAATTTTTTGTTATTAACAATTCAAAA from Flavobacteriales bacterium encodes:
- a CDS encoding DUF2158 domain-containing protein, which translates into the protein MKRIFKPGDRVQLRGGGPVMIVQRYAKDYNVWLGWYESDVIVECTWLDGKRYHREKYHQNFLVKLPSRDIFYHNKKGVSQRKELKRQ
- a CDS encoding tetratricopeptide repeat protein, which produces MIKKMFAHYWATYLDFFYIRGMLKNLSFLLIFLFFIFPALAQEEQNPYADSLTKIYTTTKQDTIKIQSLLMLSEIYYRTNPDTLITLCEQALKFIDEKLKKKLSEREREIFIVNKGTAYTNMAAVYEDKGDLKKSLEFNNRGLEFYKSVNHYLGVSTVLNNIGKLMKLQGEFEEAINLYTESLKYADLCDDRKGKAYTIGNIGAIHYTNGNFNEALECFIKAKVMHKEVNDIYGLTISLNNIGSVYRNLNMLDLALKSYQETYDLCIQSGDLKQQSNSLLKISMVYGLKKDLNNAEIYGLLALQKSKDGESASGVLKALKNLYEIYKKGNKQTKALDYYEQFVYLRDSINTEDNQKAIIEQRIQLDYDRKLIADSIQFEETKKAEIAVKNIEIEQGKTQQMMLFGGLAIFILLSVFIFNRYKVSIKQAKIISEQKSQVELQKILVEEKNKEITDSINYAKRIQTAILPSKTNFESHLPNSFIFYKPKDIVAGDFYWMESSSSVSSKGGESPFPSGRAGDGIVLFAAADCTGHGVPGALVSVVCSNALNRSLKELNTVNPAEILNRAREIIINQFSKNEDNVRDGMDIALCSLNKSTLELQFAGANNALYIVRNQEMFEYPAHREPVGLHYKQTPFTHHTIQLQKNDILYLFTDGYADQFGGENGKKLKYKPFKELLLTISRYPMQEQSVFLNKHFTEWKGDYEQVDDVCIIGVKI
- a CDS encoding tetratricopeptide repeat protein; protein product: MNKRLNIFFCLLFSFHVVFAQQYSEDELAEINQFNAQIANKNSADSTLAKAYLGLGEILYVANIDTLLSLCNITIDISKKNLARKNLSAIEKKLFLGTLSDALNNVGYVYKTKGNIKLALENYHKSLKIHQEIGDKPGIATSLNNIGFVYRSQGNVYLALDYYQKSLNIQEELGDKEGMASLYNNIGIIYYDQMDYDNALIYYQKSLKNDMEVNYERGIANTYNNIGLIYFKKGNLKEAMNYYNRSLNIKEKLSDKIGVAISYNHIGELYESQDSLQQATDYYYKSLKILEEQGDKRWTSYVLKDLSDIMMKIGDIKLAEEYAHRSFKLSKELGFPANISHSAQTLSKINKLKGNYKEALELFELHTMMKDSLLNDDIIGKTKNQQLKYEFEKSQAIKDAEHKKDLEISAEKEQKQKMISYGIALVLLIVISMLGIIFNRLKVTKKQKQVIEEKKLEVELAKTQLEVKNKEVMDSINYAKRIQDALLKSEEHESKHLPPHFIFFKPKDIVSGDFYWALEKDNHLYLAVADCTGHGVPGAFLTMLGNSFLNEINAVDVLLKPAEILNLLRKKVIVELNQTGKEGETTDGMDISLIRLNLRTKELQWAGANNPLYIIKNDNLVEIKPDKQPIGYNYKMTDFTNHEVETTEGDYIFIFTDGFADQFGGPKGKKYKYNTLKEKLLSVYTKPLHEQKQLFANEFEQWKGNLQQVDDVCIIGLRI
- a CDS encoding DEAD/DEAH box helicase, with protein sequence MPFKKLLPILQENIAQLGFTDATPFQKLIIPKIKGGTNLFCIAPKGSGKSTALALVVIQRLNGTMLDDVPRALIYVKDRQAALELEAVFKTFLKDTDLRIYSAYEEPKISNQRDDIYAGMDIVIATPKRLSKLYYMNGINLGRLQLLIVEDAEFIFDNSGHTDVDRITESLNKCQYLVFNDKFSDRMERLQGLFMENAQIIEMK
- a CDS encoding cold-shock protein: MATGKVKFFNDQKGFGFIVPDDGGKDLFVHKSGTSTYLKEDDLVTYDVEDTQKGPSAINVEKQ
- the prmC gene encoding peptide chain release factor N(5)-glutamine methyltransferase, with protein sequence MKISDNTLQAVIRFFKTELIDYFPEQEINSMLYIVLDKTFEIRKKDVLLGSNRLFSESELLKIIYIVKDLKKHKPLAYILGEWEFYGLPFKVNEHTLIPRPETEELVQLILDENNNENASILDIGTGSGCIAIAFKKNRPNASVSAFDVSIQALETAKNNALLNDVAIHFQEIDILTTKQLKTNYDLIVSNPPYIPLKDMNEMDKNVTDFEPHLALFVEDNNPLIFYKAIAEFAKKHLTNHGKLYVEIHEKLGDKVKALFELIGFKEVVIVKDINEKDRIVKCLMDFSS
- a CDS encoding T9SS type A sorting domain-containing protein, giving the protein MKKVLLFIVYIFLFVLNSKTQVNLVPNPSFEQLSQCPTFLSQLEYATPWFQPYTDSNGVQQSSTDLFSSCCAGFCGLINSSGTQLPRTGNTYAGAYYYINIGTAREFIEVKLNNSLSVNKSYCVNFYVNLRDKSRYATSNFGVYFSEDSCLAPLPPNLIPYIPQIENPYNNVITDKINWVPIELEYLAQGGENFITIGGFKPDSLSNVIIVDNSSQLLAYYYIDDVSVIDISTPAYAGVDTNIALGDSVFIGRQPEIGLNDDCVWYVNGNPIDTVAGLWVQPDSTTTYILEQTICGYITYDTVTVTVLPTGIDSYSNKNAQFEVFPNPANNTFTIKSQESIIAVFKLIDLTGKEILKQNITTNITQIDIQALPKGIYFYQITNKKEQYSGKLVVQ